A region of Thermococcus barossii DNA encodes the following proteins:
- a CDS encoding COG1470 family protein, whose protein sequence is MKKLLVLFLAFMLLPGVAASSSITGWLQFPARVGVYDGDILIKDISLSDGSVLVYPAGLGMRVVPIGGSILWDGYSFSFNDALYSSGVSYLNLSYTFPYLLEGEKLFVGGYEVSLKSVSEKGGTLVVSDGETSKEIYCAAGKEVSYENMRISLTPMPILFDGYLRRSKNVSIGEWSVVFYNYTVSSENGQLTEIVDIRVNGKQYLAEPGETIDADGLLISTGELVGSEYLKATIRLKGAYLRVKVLPSFDGWLREGKTEKLGPYLIKVDKIFDDSAYVSIMNPCGRVIRSGFITIGNFSSGMYYGGLLIGSTASRKRDGAMEIHVVAFIDEEKVPRVSDVALLNVSFLAPGNSTQFVPFDARITITNEGPSDLKYVEVSLNLSDGFKALGDYPAYFEEIPKGKSVEIPLKILPEKAGNLSLGNVVVTGHAPYALSCYGVEQVSFSSENRVVDVAPAKIGYLVKVSALNGSVGGEIPLNVTVINTGNVGLPFTLTVALPKGFASIAENFTAYGKWLTRTDVLPPNGSRTYSLTVIPLVPGEYEISAGVESHGEVFYNSTTIRVVGEASITPGNSSLGISNESTNSTCEPKVVTEVIKVPVPCNESNVTTTLSEEGMSLKDRLIYIGGSFVGGIVFILLLAWIAAKMEERG, encoded by the coding sequence GTGAAGAAGTTACTCGTTTTGTTCCTGGCGTTCATGTTACTGCCCGGAGTTGCGGCCAGCTCCTCGATAACCGGGTGGCTCCAGTTCCCGGCCAGGGTGGGAGTATATGACGGCGACATCCTCATCAAGGACATCTCCCTGAGCGACGGCTCGGTTCTAGTCTATCCTGCTGGCTTGGGCATGAGGGTGGTTCCGATTGGGGGGAGCATTCTGTGGGACGGCTATTCATTTTCCTTCAATGATGCACTCTACTCTTCGGGGGTATCGTATCTGAACCTCTCTTACACGTTCCCCTACCTTCTCGAAGGAGAGAAGCTTTTTGTTGGAGGTTATGAGGTTTCTCTGAAGTCTGTGAGTGAGAAGGGCGGCACATTGGTTGTGTCAGACGGAGAGACTTCTAAGGAAATCTACTGCGCAGCTGGGAAGGAGGTCTCGTACGAAAACATGAGGATATCACTGACTCCGATGCCGATTCTGTTCGACGGCTATCTGAGGAGGAGCAAAAACGTGTCTATCGGAGAATGGAGCGTCGTGTTTTACAATTATACTGTATCCTCGGAGAACGGGCAGCTGACGGAGATAGTGGACATCCGTGTGAATGGCAAGCAGTACCTGGCAGAACCAGGGGAGACGATAGATGCGGACGGACTGCTGATTTCCACCGGTGAGCTTGTGGGTTCGGAATACCTGAAGGCCACGATACGGTTGAAAGGCGCGTATCTCCGCGTAAAGGTTCTTCCTTCCTTCGATGGATGGCTCCGCGAGGGCAAGACCGAGAAACTCGGCCCGTACCTGATTAAGGTCGACAAGATATTCGACGACAGCGCCTACGTCTCCATAATGAATCCGTGCGGCAGGGTCATAAGATCGGGATTCATAACGATTGGCAACTTCTCCTCAGGAATGTACTACGGTGGCCTTCTCATAGGTTCAACCGCCTCCAGAAAGCGCGATGGAGCGATGGAGATTCACGTGGTTGCCTTCATAGATGAGGAGAAGGTTCCCAGGGTAAGTGATGTTGCGCTCCTCAACGTGTCCTTCCTTGCTCCCGGAAATTCCACTCAGTTCGTTCCATTCGACGCGAGGATAACCATAACCAACGAGGGGCCGAGCGATCTCAAGTACGTCGAGGTGAGCCTCAACCTGTCCGATGGATTCAAAGCTCTCGGCGACTATCCGGCCTATTTTGAGGAGATTCCAAAGGGCAAGAGCGTCGAGATTCCTTTGAAAATCCTCCCCGAGAAGGCGGGCAATCTCTCACTGGGCAACGTGGTCGTAACGGGACACGCCCCCTACGCCCTCTCCTGTTATGGGGTTGAACAGGTGAGCTTCAGCTCCGAGAACAGGGTCGTTGACGTTGCTCCGGCCAAGATTGGCTACCTTGTTAAGGTCTCGGCATTGAACGGCAGCGTTGGAGGAGAGATACCCCTAAACGTGACCGTGATCAATACCGGAAACGTGGGACTTCCCTTCACCCTCACCGTTGCCCTCCCGAAGGGCTTCGCTTCTATAGCCGAGAACTTCACCGCCTATGGAAAATGGCTGACAAGGACTGACGTACTTCCTCCGAACGGGAGCAGAACGTATTCCCTGACGGTCATTCCGCTGGTTCCCGGAGAATACGAGATAAGTGCGGGTGTTGAAAGCCATGGCGAGGTGTTCTACAACTCCACGACAATCAGAGTTGTCGGTGAGGCCAGCATCACCCCAGGAAACTCATCACTCGGAATTTCCAACGAGAGCACCAATTCAACGTGTGAGCCAAAAGTGGTTACCGAAGTCATTAAGGTTCCGGTTCCGTGCAACGAGAGCAACGTGACGACCACCCTTTCCGAGGAAGGTATGTCGCTGAAGGATAGGCTCATCTACATCGGAGGGTCTTTCGTGGGAGGTATCGTCTTCATCCTGCTCCTCGCGTGGATAGCGGCAAAGATGGAGGAGAGGGGGTAA
- the flaJ gene encoding archaellar assembly protein FlaJ — protein MAGEKAGVLAQSGITMHEYFRKVLLPSIVGSMALFVAVSVLKRFVSLSSVITFVLYAIPLLPLIYAVGYPYARISNKRVQINSKIPFFATYFAVLSTSDVSRSELIWNLATEKILEPIASDMKKVYYLIAKLHRGMPEALRFLAKRTPSKVFADFLDRLAYSLDSGVELRDYLLQEQKTVMDDYETFYEGTLYDLDVFKEVYSSLIISVVFMVTFIIIGPILTGQDIVSLSAFMFVLVLATEIGIMLVIKYRMPEDRIWADYAMTSERKAKFIKAALISVAGIMAAAVLVVLVVRPRFDLPLLVQVAIVLTPLMYLGKVLEKEEKAILVKDENFPAFMRSLSSSLAASGAALPLVLKYLSAHDFGVLTQDIRNLYRRVSMRIDNSKSWRYFTIDTGSWLIGIFSEIFNKSINLGAEPDYVGMVISRNFERLVRLRRKRAQTVASFRGVIYGITGAFAFSVAAAFQVSVYMNKLFSNLTIQGDFLQNIIFVPSKSGLEMTDYILMVILIIHCLLSALSIKFADGGHMGITVYYFVVLVWLAAIGQYLGTVVMGKMMTFSSLTGVVVGSLGVIP, from the coding sequence ATGGCCGGGGAGAAGGCAGGGGTGCTGGCACAGTCGGGCATTACCATGCACGAGTACTTCAGGAAAGTTCTGCTGCCCAGTATAGTGGGTTCCATGGCCCTCTTCGTTGCCGTGTCAGTTCTCAAGAGGTTTGTATCCCTTTCCAGCGTGATAACCTTTGTCCTCTATGCAATTCCGCTCCTTCCACTCATCTACGCCGTTGGGTACCCCTATGCCAGAATCAGCAACAAGAGGGTTCAGATAAACTCCAAGATTCCCTTCTTTGCAACGTACTTCGCGGTGCTATCTACGAGCGACGTGAGCAGGAGCGAGCTCATCTGGAACCTGGCCACCGAGAAGATTCTGGAACCGATAGCGAGCGACATGAAAAAGGTGTACTACCTTATAGCAAAGCTCCACAGGGGCATGCCGGAGGCCCTGAGGTTCCTTGCCAAGAGAACGCCCAGCAAGGTTTTCGCGGATTTCCTCGATAGGCTCGCCTATTCCCTCGATAGCGGTGTAGAGCTCAGGGACTACCTCCTCCAGGAGCAGAAGACGGTTATGGACGACTACGAGACCTTCTACGAGGGAACCCTCTACGACTTGGACGTCTTCAAGGAGGTGTACTCCTCACTTATAATCTCGGTCGTCTTCATGGTGACGTTCATAATCATAGGTCCGATACTCACCGGTCAGGACATCGTCAGCCTTAGTGCCTTTATGTTCGTGCTCGTTCTTGCCACCGAGATTGGAATAATGCTCGTCATAAAGTACAGAATGCCGGAGGACAGGATATGGGCCGACTATGCCATGACCTCCGAGAGGAAGGCCAAGTTCATCAAGGCCGCGCTTATATCCGTCGCGGGCATCATGGCAGCGGCGGTTCTGGTTGTGCTGGTGGTGAGACCAAGGTTCGACCTTCCACTCCTCGTTCAGGTTGCGATAGTGCTCACCCCGCTCATGTACCTGGGCAAGGTGCTTGAGAAGGAGGAGAAGGCCATCCTTGTGAAGGATGAGAACTTTCCGGCATTCATGAGGAGCCTCAGCTCTTCCCTTGCCGCAAGCGGTGCCGCCCTTCCCCTCGTGCTCAAGTACCTCAGTGCCCATGACTTTGGAGTCCTAACTCAGGACATAAGGAACCTCTACCGTAGGGTCTCGATGAGGATAGACAACAGCAAATCCTGGCGCTACTTCACCATAGACACCGGTAGCTGGCTAATAGGTATCTTCTCCGAGATATTCAACAAGAGCATAAACCTCGGTGCAGAGCCTGACTACGTTGGGATGGTCATATCGAGGAACTTCGAGCGCCTGGTGAGGCTCAGGAGAAAACGCGCTCAAACTGTGGCGAGTTTTAGGGGCGTTATCTACGGCATAACGGGAGCGTTTGCCTTCTCAGTTGCGGCCGCGTTTCAGGTTTCCGTTTACATGAACAAGCTCTTCTCAAACCTGACCATTCAGGGAGACTTCCTCCAGAACATAATCTTCGTTCCGTCAAAGAGCGGCTTGGAGATGACGGATTACATCCTCATGGTTATCCTGATCATCCACTGCCTCCTCTCTGCCCTCTCGATAAAGTTTGCCGATGGCGGGCACATGGGGATTACTGTCTACTATTTTGTGGTTCTCGTGTGGCTGGCCGCCATTGGCCAGTACCTGGGAACCGTCGTGATGGGCAAGATGATGACGTTTTCCTCGCTGACGGGGGTGGTTGTAGGCTCCCTGGGGGTGATACCGTGA
- a CDS encoding type II/IV secretion system ATPase subunit — protein sequence MPVKKDVSDNIEVAMARNPHLRRYVEGFVKKTGKFPEFYAQLSRDMKDIKYPNILYPVGDPIFIHIYGDINTEKRYIVIEPRITSPEEERKYELLKDKILELAPEKKIPEESEEFERFLDDLMDEALGKIGGGLFNRRRVSFTAEEVAKFRYLLKRDIVGIGPLEPLMRDPYIEDIHIIGANYVSLIHKIFDAMETNITFGDNLRLADYFKNLSERMGRPVSDKNPIVDGTLPDGSRINIIYSPDVSIQGPSATIRKFSATPLSVVQLVKWNTFSAEVAAYLWLALEYGMSIFVCGETASGKTTTLNSIIPFIKPDAKIYTAEDTPEVVVPHKNWQRLTTRERGPEESRVTLFDLLKAALRSRPNYIIVGEIRGAEGAIAFQAMQTGHPVMATFHAGDVRKMIQRFTGSPINIPVTFIDNLNIALFQQAVYVRGRFLRRVLSVVEIEGYYEELGGVATRNVFEWDAVTDRHIFRGMNNSYILERKIAEVAGYEDPKEIYNELFLRARIIKRMAELGITDYYAVHREIKAFYEKGIEGLSFRL from the coding sequence ATGCCGGTCAAGAAGGACGTCAGCGACAACATTGAGGTTGCAATGGCCCGAAACCCACACCTTCGAAGATATGTGGAGGGATTCGTCAAGAAGACCGGTAAGTTTCCGGAGTTCTACGCCCAGCTCAGCAGGGACATGAAGGACATCAAGTACCCGAACATACTCTACCCGGTGGGGGATCCCATATTCATCCACATCTACGGTGACATAAACACGGAGAAGAGATATATAGTCATCGAGCCCAGGATAACCAGCCCGGAGGAGGAGCGGAAGTACGAACTCCTGAAGGACAAGATACTCGAACTCGCACCAGAAAAGAAGATTCCGGAGGAGAGCGAGGAGTTTGAGCGCTTTCTGGACGACCTAATGGACGAGGCGCTGGGAAAGATTGGAGGGGGTCTGTTCAACCGCAGACGGGTTTCCTTCACGGCTGAGGAGGTGGCCAAGTTCCGCTACCTTCTCAAGAGGGACATAGTCGGCATAGGACCCCTTGAACCCCTCATGCGTGACCCCTATATCGAAGACATCCACATAATTGGCGCCAACTACGTTTCCCTCATCCACAAGATATTCGACGCTATGGAGACTAACATAACCTTCGGCGACAACCTCCGTCTGGCGGATTACTTCAAGAACCTCAGCGAGAGGATGGGCAGGCCTGTCAGCGACAAAAACCCGATCGTCGATGGAACCCTTCCGGACGGTTCGCGTATCAACATAATCTACTCTCCCGACGTCAGCATTCAGGGTCCGAGCGCAACCATACGTAAGTTCTCGGCGACCCCGCTCAGCGTCGTCCAGCTCGTCAAATGGAACACCTTCTCCGCTGAGGTTGCCGCCTACCTCTGGCTGGCCCTTGAGTACGGCATGAGCATCTTCGTCTGCGGTGAGACGGCCAGCGGAAAGACCACAACGCTCAATTCAATCATCCCCTTCATCAAGCCAGACGCTAAAATCTACACCGCTGAGGATACTCCTGAGGTCGTCGTTCCACACAAGAACTGGCAGAGGCTCACCACCAGGGAGCGCGGGCCAGAGGAGAGCAGGGTTACGCTCTTTGACCTCCTGAAGGCGGCTCTTCGTTCGAGGCCTAACTACATCATAGTCGGTGAGATTCGTGGAGCCGAGGGTGCAATAGCCTTCCAGGCCATGCAGACCGGACACCCGGTCATGGCAACGTTTCACGCTGGCGACGTTAGAAAGATGATACAGCGTTTCACAGGCTCACCGATAAACATCCCAGTCACGTTCATAGACAACCTGAACATAGCCCTCTTCCAGCAGGCGGTCTACGTCCGTGGCAGGTTCCTGAGGAGGGTTCTCAGCGTCGTCGAGATAGAGGGCTACTACGAGGAACTCGGCGGGGTTGCCACGAGGAACGTTTTCGAGTGGGACGCAGTAACTGACAGACACATCTTCCGTGGAATGAACAACTCGTACATTCTCGAGAGGAAAATCGCGGAAGTTGCCGGCTATGAGGATCCGAAGGAGATATACAACGAGCTCTTCCTCCGTGCGAGGATAATCAAAAGGATGGCGGAGCTTGGCATAACGGACTATTACGCGGTTCACCGGGAGATTAAGGCGTTCTACGAAAAGGGAATAGAGGGGCTGAGCTTCAGGCTGTGA
- a CDS encoding ATPase domain-containing protein, giving the protein MGSLLRIQIPNDELHRRLGGGIPAGSIVLIEGDRGTGKSIFSQRLLYGFLRNDYTATYVSSQYTTPEFINQMDSLGYSIIQDLIKRRLMFVSLYPLLVGVSDRRKFLSRFVGEPRLWKTDVMIIDSLSALLPSELDREEIRAFSLHLKRLSSLGKVTIMTVNPADIEPEFLKILEEASSLLIRLSVKTFGGDLKNSATIVKYNNAMGIFQKIIPFRVEPRVGFIVEIAAVV; this is encoded by the coding sequence ATGGGGAGCCTCCTTAGGATTCAGATACCTAACGACGAGCTTCACAGGCGTCTTGGAGGCGGCATTCCAGCGGGGAGTATAGTACTGATCGAAGGAGACAGGGGTACAGGTAAGTCCATATTCTCCCAGAGACTCCTCTACGGGTTCCTGAGAAACGATTACACCGCCACCTATGTTTCCAGCCAGTACACCACCCCCGAGTTCATAAATCAGATGGACTCACTGGGATACAGCATAATCCAGGATTTGATAAAGAGGCGTCTCATGTTCGTCTCGCTCTATCCTCTGTTGGTTGGCGTTTCTGACAGGCGGAAGTTCCTGTCGAGATTCGTTGGGGAGCCGAGACTGTGGAAGACGGACGTAATGATAATCGATTCACTCTCCGCTCTCCTGCCCTCTGAGCTTGATAGAGAGGAAATAAGGGCCTTTTCCCTCCATCTGAAGAGGCTGAGCTCCCTGGGAAAGGTCACGATAATGACCGTGAACCCTGCTGATATAGAGCCTGAGTTCCTTAAGATACTGGAGGAGGCGTCCAGCCTGCTCATACGGCTGAGCGTGAAGACGTTCGGCGGTGACCTGAAGAACTCGGCAACCATCGTCAAGTACAACAATGCCATGGGCATCTTCCAGAAGATAATCCCGTTCAGGGTAGAACCGAGGGTCGGGTTCATAGTCGAGATAGCCGCGGTGGTGTGA
- a CDS encoding flagellar protein G, which produces MASSVVSELVLFIVSLLVAGMVAGGLYVVTQDISGGIITKGQDVAESLRTNFEIINDPENIPVSGSSYVFYIRNTGKDSFSFDPNSVVVMIDGSIIPPANLTFDPSGVLAPYEVGKIYVPTAFISSSGYHKITVVIETGKRKSLVFEVG; this is translated from the coding sequence ATGGCGAGTTCAGTGGTGTCAGAGCTTGTACTGTTCATCGTCTCACTACTGGTAGCGGGTATGGTAGCCGGAGGTCTGTACGTGGTTACCCAGGATATTTCAGGAGGCATTATCACGAAAGGCCAAGATGTGGCCGAGAGTCTGCGCACTAATTTTGAGATAATTAACGATCCGGAGAACATTCCCGTTTCTGGCTCTTCGTACGTCTTCTACATCCGCAACACCGGTAAAGACTCCTTCTCTTTTGACCCCAATTCCGTTGTTGTCATGATAGACGGCTCGATAATCCCGCCCGCAAACCTTACCTTCGATCCATCGGGCGTGCTTGCTCCGTACGAAGTCGGTAAAATATACGTCCCGACTGCCTTCATCTCATCATCCGGGTATCACAAAATCACGGTCGTCATCGAGACTGGAAAGAGGAAATCACTCGTGTTTGAGGTGGGGTGA
- a CDS encoding FlaD/FlaE family flagellar protein produces MITETEIEERLKRLRGKVPNFLIDDLKDRLMKKRDILTPEQVDRIVDKVLRTYAGQIEKLSRLDSRVDEIGRYLEEIRNHLMNLSQAAQANQSPWGEPQNRPVGGAQVVEYGEVMGAGSGGGFGEGPLTSETRVEEAPSQEPPSQNPTEVESMEKEFELSRGFEIPSEIRDVLISPPRTKARLEHIPNDMVSTMMALKWLGFLIDRVGMQNLEDVLEFYYQIGWISEDVLNTLLRYAEGIRPHHREPDWRPDEKLTIQDHLVSLLFIERLRGVRITRELLDAIEREMRVIGRVLEDVYGV; encoded by the coding sequence ATGATTACCGAAACCGAAATTGAGGAGAGGCTCAAGCGCCTCAGGGGCAAGGTTCCGAACTTCCTGATTGATGACCTTAAGGATCGCCTCATGAAGAAGCGTGACATACTGACCCCTGAGCAGGTTGATAGGATAGTTGACAAGGTACTCCGCACCTACGCGGGGCAGATCGAGAAGCTCTCCCGCCTCGACAGCCGCGTGGATGAAATTGGAAGGTACTTGGAGGAGATACGCAATCACCTCATGAACCTCTCGCAGGCCGCTCAGGCTAATCAATCGCCGTGGGGTGAGCCTCAGAATCGACCAGTGGGAGGGGCCCAGGTCGTGGAGTACGGTGAAGTCATGGGTGCCGGAAGCGGCGGCGGTTTCGGTGAGGGGCCCCTCACCAGTGAAACCCGGGTGGAGGAAGCACCGTCTCAGGAGCCCCCCTCCCAAAACCCGACGGAGGTAGAGTCCATGGAGAAGGAGTTTGAGCTTTCCAGGGGATTTGAAATCCCCTCTGAAATTAGGGACGTCCTGATCAGCCCTCCACGTACCAAGGCAAGGCTTGAGCACATCCCCAACGACATGGTCTCGACGATGATGGCATTAAAGTGGCTGGGCTTCCTCATAGACCGGGTTGGCATGCAGAACCTTGAAGATGTCCTTGAGTTCTACTACCAGATCGGGTGGATTTCCGAGGACGTGCTGAATACTTTGCTTAGGTACGCCGAGGGCATAAGACCCCACCACAGAGAGCCGGACTGGAGGCCGGATGAGAAGCTCACGATACAGGACCACCTCGTTTCGCTGCTCTTCATAGAGCGCCTCAGGGGAGTCAGGATAACCAGGGAACTGCTGGATGCCATAGAAAGGGAAATGCGGGTGATTGGCAGGGTGCTGGAAGACGTGTACGGTGTTTAG
- a CDS encoding flagella accessory protein C, protein MSFSYLKNKFKKKKEGEEKTEDNREIIKLDELEQEAQETAEETAQRKKEEEELITQVMTRINEIENDIPRIKVSIDTLKTQINELREEIDRLDKVIKDVMVLYEIVSQQINPFKDVDSANPLLSEIQELSEEIESLKAEIAQIKSDLRLLVIDGMDLDDLIYEAISEGGV, encoded by the coding sequence ATGTCGTTTTCGTACCTGAAGAACAAGTTCAAGAAAAAGAAGGAGGGTGAGGAGAAGACAGAGGACAACAGGGAGATAATAAAGCTCGATGAGCTGGAGCAGGAAGCCCAGGAAACCGCGGAAGAGACTGCCCAGCGGAAAAAGGAGGAAGAGGAGCTTATCACTCAGGTCATGACGAGGATAAACGAGATTGAGAACGACATCCCTCGCATAAAGGTGAGTATCGACACCCTCAAGACCCAGATAAACGAACTCCGCGAGGAAATAGACCGTCTTGATAAGGTGATAAAGGACGTTATGGTCCTCTATGAGATAGTCTCCCAGCAGATTAACCCATTTAAGGATGTTGATTCCGCTAATCCGTTACTCAGCGAGATTCAGGAGCTGAGTGAGGAGATTGAGAGTTTGAAAGCCGAAATAGCTCAAATAAAATCCGATCTGAGGCTCCTTGTTATCGATGGTATGGATCTCGATGACCTGATATATGAAGCCATCTCGGAGGGAGGGGTATGA
- a CDS encoding flagellin, translated as MRLLKKKRGAVGIGTLIVFIAMVLVAAVAAAVLINTSGYLQQRAEATGRQTTQEVSTGIKIDAVTGYAPSSNNMTLMTIQVSLNAGSTPIDLNQTKVYLDNGQKQVVLSYGNAKATISGDMFDTTSDAWNNTKVDGTHFGILIVQDADSSLSGTIPTLTTGDIALLTVNLTAVFGGVEPRTPITIRVVPEFGAPGYTKVITPTAYGLSTTDKIVDLK; from the coding sequence ATGAGGTTGCTGAAGAAGAAGAGGGGTGCCGTTGGTATCGGTACCCTGATAGTGTTCATAGCCATGGTTCTAGTGGCTGCAGTGGCTGCCGCGGTTCTCATCAACACCAGCGGCTACCTCCAGCAGAGGGCCGAGGCCACGGGCAGGCAGACCACCCAGGAAGTTTCAACGGGCATAAAGATTGACGCAGTGACGGGTTACGCACCCTCTTCCAACAACATGACCCTAATGACAATCCAGGTCTCCCTCAACGCTGGAAGCACCCCGATTGACCTCAACCAAACCAAAGTCTACCTTGACAACGGCCAGAAGCAGGTTGTTCTTTCATACGGAAACGCCAAGGCCACCATCAGCGGAGACATGTTTGATACGACATCTGACGCATGGAACAACACCAAGGTCGACGGAACACACTTTGGTATTCTCATTGTTCAGGACGCCGACAGTTCTCTCAGCGGCACCATTCCGACCCTAACCACCGGCGACATAGCCCTGCTCACCGTCAACCTTACCGCCGTCTTCGGCGGTGTTGAGCCCAGGACCCCCATAACCATCAGGGTCGTTCCGGAGTTCGGTGCTCCTGGCTACACCAAGGTCATCACACCGACCGCCTACGGTCTCAGTACCACCGACAAGATAGTCGACCTCAAGTGA
- a CDS encoding class I SAM-dependent methyltransferase: MKSLAEILDRNLEAIVDLSLGHLLRLGLKYGIFRRLAGGVPREELLTMIPVSNKAYLGKLIDTYLALGFVEESDGVLKMPGFSYEFSLNTEDAGKLLSDWVQIVEELYKMADYAFISAEHPKILMDFDKGADFWDMRLLMELNRTYRQLASNLLGLEDGMNVLDLGCGSVSPVELGEAVGPNGKYVGVDFSPGLLSIAKTRVRNARMDWVVLREMDIRKLVIKNTYDAVVMSFVLEYLENPGAAVRRAIETLKPGGKLVIIEPFRDNYPRIAALEFFESLTKEFTCFPSSEDIIAAVEESPYDVRVEPIGKSTLLVTRLM; encoded by the coding sequence ATGAAATCCCTCGCGGAGATACTCGACAGGAATCTTGAGGCGATAGTGGATTTGTCCCTTGGACATCTCCTCAGGCTTGGGCTAAAGTATGGAATTTTCCGCAGGCTCGCGGGTGGAGTGCCCCGTGAAGAGTTGCTGACTATGATTCCCGTTTCCAACAAGGCCTATCTCGGGAAACTTATAGACACTTACCTCGCCCTTGGCTTTGTTGAGGAATCCGATGGCGTTTTAAAGATGCCCGGGTTCTCCTACGAGTTCAGTTTAAACACGGAGGACGCAGGAAAGCTTCTCTCCGACTGGGTTCAGATAGTGGAGGAACTTTACAAGATGGCTGATTACGCCTTCATCTCCGCGGAGCACCCGAAGATACTCATGGACTTTGATAAGGGCGCAGACTTCTGGGACATGCGACTACTGATGGAGCTCAACCGGACCTACCGGCAGCTTGCATCAAACCTACTGGGCCTTGAGGACGGCATGAATGTTCTTGACCTCGGCTGCGGCTCCGTTTCCCCCGTGGAACTTGGGGAGGCCGTTGGTCCTAACGGGAAATACGTCGGCGTTGACTTTTCTCCAGGCTTGCTGAGCATAGCCAAGACCCGCGTCAGGAATGCCCGCATGGATTGGGTGGTTCTGAGGGAGATGGACATCAGAAAACTCGTGATTAAGAACACGTACGATGCCGTGGTTATGAGCTTTGTCTTGGAGTATCTGGAGAATCCCGGAGCGGCCGTTAGAAGGGCCATCGAGACTCTAAAACCTGGAGGGAAGCTTGTTATAATCGAGCCCTTTAGGGATAACTATCCGCGTATCGCTGCCCTGGAGTTCTTTGAGAGCCTGACCAAAGAATTCACCTGCTTCCCGAGCTCGGAAGATATAATTGCCGCTGTTGAAGAGAGTCCATACGATGTGAGGGTTGAACCCATAGGTAAATCCACCCTGCTGGTCACGCGCTTGATGTGA
- a CDS encoding helix-turn-helix domain-containing protein, which produces MFIDPFVIRSINRSELRKRILFYLDEIYPTPTYLSEIARVVKSDPSNVKGALIGLGNRYNGHSSLVSLGLVEVVTEKGFKYYRLTEYGKQVVKLLKSYHSYYSRYT; this is translated from the coding sequence ATGTTCATTGATCCCTTTGTAATTCGCTCTATCAACCGCAGTGAACTTAGGAAGAGGATACTCTTTTATCTCGATGAAATATATCCCACCCCCACCTACCTCTCTGAAATCGCAAGGGTGGTCAAATCAGACCCCTCAAATGTGAAAGGCGCTCTTATTGGTCTTGGAAACAGGTACAATGGTCACAGTTCCCTTGTGAGCCTTGGCCTGGTGGAGGTCGTTACCGAGAAGGGTTTCAAGTACTACAGGCTCACGGAGTACGGAAAGCAGGTCGTTAAACTCCTGAAGTCCTACCACTCCTACTACTCGAGGTACACATGA